In the Bacillus sp. HSf4 genome, CGAGCGGAAAAGGAACGTCTGTATCACTTGAAATGATTTGAATCGCAAGAATCCCAAGCTAAAAAGCAGCCTCCTTTTAACTGAAGAGGCTGCTTTATGCATTTCCGACAACATTCTGGTCGCTTACATCGGGGTCTATATAATTTGTCGCGTTTATACCACTGTTGACGATAAGGAAATCTCCTGTATTACCAGCACCAGAACCGAGCGCAGATTTTGACGTGCTTTTTGGAGAAAGGTAAAAGGAATCGCCGAAATTCACTACTCCTCCTGAGATTTCGTTGATCTTAATGGGGCCGACAATGGCTGGCATGATTGATCGACATCCTTTTTAGAAGTCTCGCAGACAGTATATGTCGGCCGCCCTGCTATTGTGAGTTTATCGAATGAGCTTTCTAATATGCTTCACCCTCGAATCGGCCATGATGCGGCGGGTCGATCCCACCTGGGCAACAGAAGAAGTGGAAACACCCAGAACCTTAATTGCTCTGACACGAATGACCGGAACCTCGTGGAAAAAGGCTGAACGGACGCCGGTTTCAGGCAGCAATTGGGGGATTGGCTGCCGGTACAGCTGAAAGTCTTCCTGCCGCAACGAACCTTCATTTCCGAAAAAAAGCGATAAAGATCTTTGAACAGCCAGAATCTTTGTCTTGAGATTCAACTCGTCAGTGTCTCCGATTTTCAACGTGCTGGAGATCAACACCGACTGCACTTTCAAAAACTTCACCTTTGACGTCCTGATCATGGCGTTTCAGGAGCCAGCGGCCTGAAAGGCCCGATGATCAGCGATTCCGGCGGCGTATCAAAAATGGATGACAGTGAAATGCATTCGGTATCTCCCACCAGAAAAACAGAGGAACTTGAAACCGCGGTAATATGAATGTTTCCCACATCAAAATCGCGGTTCACAACAGTAAAATTCATTCGTGATCAGCCCCTTTCTCAGGTATCGTTTTGAGAAAATGCTCAATTGCCCGGGTGACATCCTGTTTGACATAGTCAGCCAGCCGCTCGGCATGCTCTTTTGGAGAAAGGGAATCATCCGGTTTTACATGCTTCACGTAATAGCGGATGCGGCTGTCGATCTGCTTTCGTATGTCTTCTATAATATGCTGCCGGTTTGTATCATCCAGTTTGCTTTCATAGCGATTTTCAAGCTGTTCGAGCAGAAGGGGGGCTTCTTCGTTTAAGTAGGCGTCGACGATTTGCCTCGTTTGCTGCATCAGCTGGCTGTGTAATTCCTGCTGAAGCATTCCCATTCCGATATCCGGCGACTGCTTGCTGATCTCAAAATTCTCCAAATTGTCGGGGTCAGCCGGATTGAGTCCGATGTTCAGCGTTCCGTCCAGCCGTTCGATTTTCAACTGATCAAATTTGTATTCGATCCGGTCGATCCGGGTGCCGGGATTTTCTTTCAGCTGGTTTAATTCAGTTTGTAAAGCGATCATCTGCCTTTCAATTTGCTGGATTTGCGCAGCCTGCTTTTGCAAATATGCATACCAGTTTTGTCCGTAAGAGGGATTGCTCTGTTTCATGATAACCACCCCATTTATTGAATCGTCACAGATGGAGCCTGAAGAGGAACGAGGACTTGAGAAGGCTGCCCCTCTCCGAAAGCTTCGTCCATAGGTGCTCCGGTTACCGGCGGCGCCGGTTCCGTATAGCTTCCGGTATTGTAGAGATTGGCAAGCGTTTTGATCGAACCGGCGCTGCCGATCTGCAGAACGGAAGAATTGCTGATGCCGTCGACCCTTAAATAATTGATTTGTATCGTTTGATTAATATAAAAGTTCATGCCTTGCCCCCTTACAGATTACCTGCGATCGGCTGATCAATGTTATCGTTGTCATAGACGTTGGTAATGCTGTTTTGGTTGTATACACTTAATCCGTCTCCGGTATTGAAGCTTCCGGCGCCCGCAAATGTTTTAACTTCGGCATAAGGAGAAATCGTAATGCAGTCTCCGACATGAACAA is a window encoding:
- a CDS encoding spore germination protein GerPE, producing MKFLKVQSVLISSTLKIGDTDELNLKTKILAVQRSLSLFFGNEGSLRQEDFQLYRQPIPQLLPETGVRSAFFHEVPVIRVRAIKVLGVSTSSVAQVGSTRRIMADSRVKHIRKLIR
- a CDS encoding spore germination protein — translated: MPAIVGPIKINEISGGVVNFGDSFYLSPKSTSKSALGSGAGNTGDFLIVNSGINATNYIDPDVSDQNVVGNA
- a CDS encoding spore germination protein GerPC, producing the protein MMKQSNPSYGQNWYAYLQKQAAQIQQIERQMIALQTELNQLKENPGTRIDRIEYKFDQLKIERLDGTLNIGLNPADPDNLENFEISKQSPDIGMGMLQQELHSQLMQQTRQIVDAYLNEEAPLLLEQLENRYESKLDDTNRQHIIEDIRKQIDSRIRYYVKHVKPDDSLSPKEHAERLADYVKQDVTRAIEHFLKTIPEKGADHE
- a CDS encoding spore germination protein; the encoded protein is MPAIVGAFKVNAVGTSGVVHVGDCITISPYAEVKTFAGAGSFNTGDGLSVYNQNSITNVYDNDNIDQPIAGNL
- a CDS encoding spore gernimation protein GerPD, producing the protein MNFTVVNRDFDVGNIHITAVSSSSVFLVGDTECISLSSIFDTPPESLIIGPFRPLAPETP
- a CDS encoding spore germination protein GerPB, yielding MNFYINQTIQINYLRVDGISNSSVLQIGSAGSIKTLANLYNTGSYTEPAPPVTGAPMDEAFGEGQPSQVLVPLQAPSVTIQ